The Amblyomma americanum isolate KBUSLIRL-KWMA chromosome 3, ASM5285725v1, whole genome shotgun sequence genome window below encodes:
- the LOC144123499 gene encoding uncharacterized protein LOC144123499, with amino-acid sequence MASCLHPYATMSQCSRSQKGHQSPQPHTVLREPQERRQSDVEAWPELSTAYTRASCNGQPFPLQMLFQRSYRNWLPSLSASMRAASSMSQHSGAASTEQERSVLRPLAAVRGSIAKGDGLRRPLLFFADGSSTARPPCIPLLCSGSK; translated from the coding sequence ATGGCCTCCTGTCTGCACCCATATGCCACCATGAGCCAGTGCAGCCGTAGCCAGAAGGGCCACCAGTCGCCGCAGCCACACACGGTCCTAAGGGAACCGCAGGAGCGGAGGCAGAGTGACGTGGAGGCCTGGCCGGAGCTGTCGACAGCTTACACCAGAGCTTCATGCAACGGCCAGCCATTTCCCCTGCAGATGCTTTTCCAGCGGAGTTACCGGAATTGGTTGCCCAGCTTGTCCGCTTCCATGAGGGCTGCATCGTCAATGAGCCAGCATTCGGGGGCCGCTTCTACGGAGCAGGAGCGCTCGGTGCTAAGGCCCTTAGCAGCCGTGCGAGGCTCCATCGCCAAGGGTGATGGCCTTCGTCGCCCGCTCCTGTTCTTCGCTGACGGGAGCTCAACTGCCCGTCCTCCGTGCATTCCGCTTCTCTGCTCGGGTTCCAAATAA